A single genomic interval of Cupriavidus necator harbors:
- a CDS encoding tetratricopeptide repeat protein produces MPGNKSKSAAPVERERLLPPALVLTFTAMVGIGLALMFPRETLRERLLGQGRTIDGLTMAYLEAWWKVTPDDPGFMGVLAEQYARTGRLEEAQAMLARMQAVQGTDLSGQILRTRIEIAQQRAWAALPDTPEREQNLVQLRSLLDQAAGRSWGLADLQTLATQSRQAGAQDAMRKFYAALASQDRNNAAFWNRQLADMAIAGGDYRNAANALFAQQAAATTLAERRALFLKAVQTLQSGNLLDEALAQAERHGGKLLDDPEVLRYLTKLALAANKPEQASRYVERLLKVSARTRDAGPAALAARQAEARRIAASQPWAERGLVFLDGPRGLALREALAASGQLGTRKIAAQAAAPAQAPAEPADKPFNADDYELAYRVFLSAGKLDQAQRVAETAVRRLPGEAIWRERLAQVAEWNRQPAVALKSWLDYARATNDERAWDAVMRLAPGLSDDRAYLAALRHRAGGSDLKTVDEVVAAYERLGEPEEAMRFLEGLSHGPRARDIMERHAALAERAGKDERAFQIYTQMQQRFGPRPAYALKLANLLYVRGKLAQALDAMLPARATAGKDDILYWRTFTELARLNQRDDLLKDGYRQLMLAAAQTQDEHCMERPAGPARNDCLDEVRDTQEADFSNLIAYYDKTPIDAGRIAEADWRRGGKPESLELALYYYTRAHAYRRIGRLLQDMTPEQRQAAAQSSRFLMRRAEYYRVTGQRDHALADLRRAAGLRDADSETLAALLWTLVDQGSDTEVRAVMRRVKDDAEDNPDLWGAFAAGHMRFQDGRAAMHYLRKLNDGKSADPLWLSLMADAYEAIGQTDMAWRVRRQAWIDLHHGWSQGGVRYARLRPDNTDGDEEYENESGAPSRADLRRQTVALGQIFASGDVSRALVIQMLRADRASTAARELVPPMAGAPSQLGEVAGLPPLHEAATAPASAEVARNAARRDAALSAAGRDAALAWAMSAESNELARSWLARQYVNRLQRPAYAEVAIALDRQDMNSLDRILERQAGRVPVANQIEANQQLNRISAAQTLAFETQERARSDDTLQDSLQETLLYNAQAIEPRVSFMHQKPLEYTEGSLAGGVRLWDGYDLNLRGTWRDQRSTDPQQLVNVPSSDRRADLSLGYRDNSKRWRATAGYREGLDTMATARFFGEWNQQGRLQFSTLAGLNQPADESAPLRVGGAKDVVGLGATWRFSLREFVGARIEYSSFRGQDRSALGHGMVYDVEAGYRIRTSYPDYTVRVVGTHANYSANGGGLTPRMASLVPVGDEATPAFYMPQGFTQAGVLFGFGTELLDEYTRKWRPFGEVGLLRDTRARQNFRVQGGVAGSVFGNDHLALYISHETAARNGGRPLTELGMRYRWLY; encoded by the coding sequence ATGCCAGGCAACAAGTCGAAGTCCGCTGCGCCGGTTGAGCGCGAGCGGCTGCTGCCGCCGGCGCTGGTGCTGACTTTCACTGCGATGGTGGGGATCGGCCTGGCGCTGATGTTCCCGCGCGAGACTCTGCGCGAGCGCCTGCTGGGCCAGGGCCGCACCATCGACGGGCTGACCATGGCCTACCTGGAAGCCTGGTGGAAGGTCACGCCCGACGACCCCGGTTTCATGGGCGTGCTGGCCGAACAATACGCGCGCACCGGCCGGCTGGAAGAGGCGCAGGCCATGCTGGCGCGCATGCAGGCGGTGCAGGGCACCGACCTGTCGGGCCAGATCCTGCGCACGCGCATCGAGATCGCGCAGCAGCGCGCCTGGGCCGCGCTGCCGGATACGCCTGAGCGCGAACAGAACCTGGTGCAGCTGCGCAGCCTGCTGGACCAGGCTGCCGGGCGCAGCTGGGGGCTGGCCGACCTGCAAACGCTGGCCACGCAGTCGCGCCAGGCCGGCGCCCAGGACGCGATGCGCAAGTTCTATGCGGCGCTGGCCAGCCAGGACCGCAACAACGCGGCCTTCTGGAACCGCCAGCTGGCCGACATGGCGATCGCGGGCGGCGACTATCGCAACGCCGCCAACGCCTTGTTCGCGCAGCAGGCGGCCGCCACCACGCTGGCCGAGCGGCGCGCGCTGTTCCTGAAGGCGGTGCAGACGCTGCAGTCAGGCAACCTGCTGGACGAAGCGCTGGCGCAGGCCGAGCGCCACGGCGGCAAGCTGCTGGACGATCCGGAGGTGCTGCGCTACCTGACGAAGCTGGCGCTGGCGGCCAACAAGCCGGAGCAGGCCAGCCGCTATGTCGAGCGGCTGCTGAAGGTTTCGGCGCGCACGCGCGATGCCGGCCCGGCGGCGCTGGCCGCACGCCAGGCCGAGGCGCGGCGTATCGCCGCCAGCCAGCCGTGGGCCGAGCGCGGCCTGGTCTTCCTCGACGGGCCGCGCGGCCTGGCCTTGCGTGAAGCGCTGGCCGCCTCCGGCCAGCTGGGTACGCGCAAGATTGCGGCGCAAGCTGCTGCGCCCGCGCAGGCGCCGGCGGAGCCAGCCGACAAGCCGTTCAACGCCGACGACTACGAACTCGCCTATCGCGTGTTCCTGTCAGCCGGCAAGCTCGACCAGGCGCAGCGCGTGGCCGAGACCGCGGTGCGCCGGCTGCCGGGCGAGGCGATCTGGCGCGAACGGCTGGCGCAGGTGGCCGAATGGAACCGCCAGCCGGCCGTGGCCCTGAAGAGCTGGCTCGACTATGCCCGCGCCACCAACGACGAGCGCGCGTGGGATGCAGTGATGCGGCTCGCCCCGGGCCTGTCCGACGATCGCGCCTACCTGGCCGCGCTGCGCCACCGCGCGGGCGGCTCGGACCTGAAGACCGTGGACGAGGTGGTGGCTGCCTACGAACGCCTGGGCGAGCCGGAAGAGGCCATGCGCTTCCTCGAAGGCCTGAGCCACGGCCCCAGGGCTCGCGACATCATGGAACGCCACGCCGCGCTGGCCGAGCGCGCCGGCAAGGACGAGCGCGCGTTCCAGATCTATACGCAGATGCAGCAGCGCTTCGGCCCGCGCCCCGCCTATGCGCTGAAGCTCGCCAACCTGCTCTATGTGCGCGGCAAGCTGGCGCAGGCGCTGGACGCCATGCTGCCGGCGCGTGCCACGGCCGGGAAGGATGACATCCTCTACTGGCGCACCTTTACCGAGCTGGCGCGGCTGAACCAGCGCGACGACCTGCTCAAGGACGGCTATCGCCAGCTGATGCTGGCGGCGGCGCAGACGCAGGACGAGCACTGCATGGAGAGGCCGGCGGGCCCGGCGCGCAACGACTGCCTGGACGAGGTCCGCGACACGCAGGAGGCGGATTTCTCCAACCTGATCGCCTACTACGACAAGACCCCGATCGACGCCGGGCGCATCGCCGAGGCCGACTGGCGCCGCGGCGGCAAGCCGGAATCGCTGGAACTGGCGCTGTACTACTACACGCGTGCCCACGCCTACCGGCGTATCGGGCGCCTGTTGCAGGACATGACGCCCGAGCAGCGCCAGGCGGCAGCGCAGTCGAGCCGCTTCCTGATGCGGCGCGCGGAGTACTACCGCGTGACCGGCCAGCGCGACCACGCCCTGGCCGACCTGCGCCGCGCCGCGGGCCTGCGCGATGCCGACAGCGAAACGCTGGCGGCGCTGCTGTGGACGCTGGTCGACCAGGGCAGCGATACCGAAGTGCGCGCGGTGATGCGCCGCGTCAAGGACGACGCGGAAGACAACCCCGACCTGTGGGGCGCCTTCGCCGCGGGCCATATGCGTTTCCAGGACGGGCGCGCGGCCATGCACTACCTGCGCAAGCTCAACGACGGCAAGAGCGCCGATCCGCTCTGGCTCAGCCTGATGGCCGATGCTTATGAAGCCATCGGCCAGACCGACATGGCCTGGCGCGTGCGCCGCCAGGCCTGGATCGACCTGCACCATGGCTGGTCCCAGGGCGGGGTGCGCTATGCCCGGCTGCGGCCCGACAACACCGACGGCGACGAAGAGTACGAGAACGAGTCCGGCGCGCCTTCGCGCGCGGACCTGCGCCGCCAGACCGTGGCGCTGGGGCAGATCTTTGCCTCGGGCGATGTCTCGCGCGCGCTGGTGATCCAGATGCTGCGCGCGGACCGCGCTTCCACGGCGGCGCGCGAACTGGTGCCGCCGATGGCGGGCGCGCCGTCGCAGCTGGGCGAGGTGGCCGGGCTGCCGCCGCTTCATGAGGCGGCAACCGCGCCCGCGTCCGCGGAGGTCGCGCGCAATGCGGCCCGCCGCGATGCCGCGCTGTCCGCTGCCGGGCGCGATGCCGCGCTGGCATGGGCGATGTCCGCGGAATCCAACGAACTGGCGCGAAGCTGGCTGGCCCGCCAGTACGTCAACCGGCTGCAGCGACCGGCCTATGCCGAGGTGGCGATCGCGCTGGACCGGCAGGACATGAACAGCCTTGACCGTATCCTGGAGCGCCAGGCCGGCCGCGTGCCGGTGGCCAACCAGATCGAGGCCAACCAGCAACTGAACCGCATCAGCGCCGCGCAGACGCTGGCCTTCGAAACCCAGGAGCGGGCCCGTTCCGATGACACGCTGCAGGACTCCTTGCAGGAGACGCTGCTCTACAACGCCCAGGCGATCGAGCCGCGCGTGAGCTTCATGCACCAGAAGCCGCTGGAATATACCGAAGGCAGCCTCGCGGGTGGCGTGCGCCTGTGGGACGGGTATGACCTGAACCTGCGCGGCACCTGGCGCGACCAGCGCAGCACCGATCCGCAGCAGCTGGTGAACGTGCCGTCGTCCGACCGGCGCGCCGACCTGTCGCTGGGTTATCGCGACAACAGCAAGCGCTGGCGTGCCACGGCAGGCTACCGCGAGGGGCTGGACACAATGGCGACCGCGCGCTTCTTCGGCGAGTGGAACCAGCAGGGCCGGCTGCAGTTCAGCACGCTGGCCGGGCTGAACCAGCCGGCCGACGAATCGGCGCCGCTGCGCGTGGGCGGGGCCAAGGACGTCGTGGGGCTGGGCGCAACCTGGCGCTTCAGCCTGCGCGAGTTCGTCGGCGCGCGCATCGAGTACAGCAGCTTCCGCGGGCAGGACCGCAGCGCGCTCGGGCATGGCATGGTCTATGACGTCGAGGCCGGCTACAGGATCCGCACCTCGTATCCGGACTACACCGTGCGCGTGGTCGGCACGCATGCCAACTACAGTGCCAACGGCGGCGGCCTGACGCCGCGCATGGCGTCGCTGGTGCCGGTCGGCGACGAAGCCACGCCGGCGTTCTACATGCCGCAGGGCTTCACGCAGGCCGGCGTGCTGTTCGGCTTCGGCACTGAGCTGCTGGACGAATACACACGCAAGTGGCGGCCGTTCGGTGAAGTGGGGCTGCTGCGCGACACGCGCGCACGGCAGAACTTCCGCGTGCAGGGCGGGGTGGCCGGATCGGTATTCGGCAACGACCACCTGGCGCTGTATATCTCGCATGAGACCGCGGCGCGCAACGGTGGCAGGCCGCTGACGGAACTGGGAATGCGCTATCGCTGGCTGTACTGA
- a CDS encoding transporter — MNKQTTAMTGKTVARRLAAWCGALGAALWLAGCAVTDVGRAPALARGEIIAVLPIVNYTETPQAGLRAEAIAESLLKTGGVASLKRYPASLNPETLFEPAEREAVGKALEWARAEKARYALTGAVQEWRYKVGVDGEPAVGISLQLLDVNSGEVVWSATGSDSGWSRASLSGTAQKLLRRLLAPLMQG; from the coding sequence ATGAACAAGCAAACCACGGCAATGACGGGCAAGACAGTGGCCAGGCGGCTGGCGGCATGGTGCGGCGCGCTGGGCGCGGCACTGTGGCTGGCAGGCTGTGCGGTGACGGATGTCGGCCGCGCGCCGGCGCTGGCCCGCGGCGAGATCATCGCGGTGCTGCCGATCGTGAACTACACCGAGACGCCGCAGGCCGGCCTGCGCGCCGAGGCGATTGCCGAGAGCCTGCTGAAGACCGGCGGCGTGGCCAGCCTGAAGCGTTATCCGGCCAGCCTGAACCCGGAAACGCTGTTCGAGCCGGCCGAGCGCGAAGCCGTGGGCAAGGCGCTGGAATGGGCGCGTGCCGAGAAGGCCCGTTACGCGCTGACCGGCGCGGTGCAGGAATGGCGCTACAAGGTGGGCGTGGACGGCGAGCCTGCGGTCGGCATCTCGCTGCAGCTGCTGGACGTGAACAGCGGTGAAGTGGTGTGGTCGGCCACCGGCAGCGACAGCGGCTGGAGCCGCGCCTCGCTGTCGGGCACCGCGCAGAAGCTGCTGCGTCGCCTGCTGGCGCCGCTGATGCAAGGCTGA
- a CDS encoding PelD GGDEF domain-containing protein: MSVANTADKTYRARQGQGIGLGGRYARLLAPAVSGRAAVVELVVAMLAAMGLAWLVLPQNPLLLGMGFPWAWLLPVILALRYGTLIGVGSVLMLLGGWYFYQQTGVMAGPFPRLFFLGGLLLVLVAGQFGDIWGTRLARARAVNRYLDERLAALTKNHYLLRISHERLENDLLARPTTLRDTLSQLRSVALDEAARTGQVLAGAQPMLQVVAQACQLEAAALHACDGEHVDGVPVASIGPEFTLDTTDPLVRHCLDTRQLAHLSADGLQHGAQTRYVAVAPVLAGSDHLIGLLVVERMPFLSLTYENLQMLMVLLGYYADGVEHAGATRTIQAALPACPYPFALDYARLSRLRRETGIESSVVALVFDADPERDALFEQVVRSRRALDVAWPVVNAHHRAMLTLMPLSDAQAVAAYLVRIEDMLRAQFGTDFTSAGIGVYTLAVPGAGSEDALVKLLRRAQVDGAIAPATLPAGEAPHV; the protein is encoded by the coding sequence ATGAGCGTGGCCAATACGGCTGACAAGACATATCGCGCGCGGCAAGGACAGGGCATCGGCCTGGGTGGGCGCTATGCGCGCCTGCTGGCGCCGGCGGTCAGCGGGCGCGCGGCCGTGGTGGAACTGGTGGTGGCCATGCTGGCCGCAATGGGGCTGGCGTGGCTGGTGCTGCCGCAGAATCCGCTGCTGCTCGGCATGGGCTTTCCGTGGGCCTGGCTGCTGCCGGTGATCCTGGCGCTGCGCTATGGCACGCTGATCGGCGTGGGCAGCGTGCTGATGCTGCTGGGCGGCTGGTACTTCTACCAGCAGACCGGCGTGATGGCAGGGCCCTTCCCGCGCCTGTTCTTCCTCGGCGGGCTGCTGCTGGTGCTGGTGGCCGGACAGTTCGGCGATATCTGGGGCACGCGCCTGGCGCGCGCCCGCGCCGTGAACCGCTACCTGGACGAACGCCTGGCGGCGCTGACCAAGAACCACTACCTGCTGCGCATCTCGCATGAGCGGCTGGAAAACGACCTGCTGGCGCGGCCCACCACGCTGCGCGACACGCTGTCGCAGCTGCGCAGCGTGGCGCTGGACGAGGCCGCGCGCACCGGCCAGGTGCTGGCCGGTGCGCAGCCGATGCTGCAGGTGGTGGCGCAGGCCTGCCAGCTTGAGGCAGCCGCGCTCCATGCCTGCGATGGCGAGCACGTGGATGGCGTCCCGGTCGCCAGCATCGGCCCGGAATTCACGCTCGACACCACCGACCCGTTGGTGCGCCACTGCCTGGACACGCGCCAGCTGGCGCACCTGAGCGCCGACGGCCTGCAGCATGGCGCGCAGACGCGCTACGTGGCGGTGGCGCCGGTGCTGGCCGGCTCCGACCACCTGATCGGCCTGCTGGTGGTCGAGCGCATGCCGTTCCTGTCGCTGACCTACGAGAACCTGCAGATGCTGATGGTGCTGCTGGGCTACTACGCCGACGGCGTGGAGCACGCCGGCGCCACCCGCACCATCCAGGCGGCGCTGCCGGCCTGCCCATACCCGTTTGCGCTGGACTATGCGCGGCTGTCGCGGCTGCGGCGCGAGACCGGCATCGAAAGCTCGGTTGTGGCGCTGGTGTTCGACGCGGATCCGGAGCGCGATGCGCTGTTCGAGCAGGTGGTGCGCAGCCGGCGCGCGCTGGATGTGGCGTGGCCGGTGGTCAACGCCCATCACCGCGCGATGCTGACGCTGATGCCGCTGTCCGATGCGCAGGCGGTGGCGGCCTACCTGGTGCGCATCGAAGACATGCTGCGCGCGCAGTTCGGCACCGACTTCACCAGTGCGGGCATCGGCGTCTATACGCTGGCGGTGCCCGGCGCCGGCTCGGAAGACGCGCTGGTCAAGCTGCTGCGCCGGGCCCAGGTGGATGGCGCGATCGCGCCGGCCACGCTGCCGGCCGGGGAAGCGCCCCATGTTTAA
- a CDS encoding tetratricopeptide repeat protein has protein sequence MFKLGASGLVAQIAALALLARAGNSTALLLAFFGMQAVAAALTALLLWRLLPRRFRVPFGWSYGFLALFCFFVPLGGALVCLGSYLFSKLFPRRVDTSGIGTVGLPEFVTHLMSRVTHGGGARLRAQLGNARAPLPERMTALVAMQSMPARTASPVLRELLADSVDDVRLLAYGMLDGAEKQLTQQILAELPRLESANSASERAEISKRLADLYWELIYQNLVQGDVYRYTASQVERYASAALQYDDSNASLWYMRGRLALARNAPREAREWLQRAESLGFARERVLPHLAEAAYLERDYAAVRQLMASFDSPSPLPLVRPLLRYWQS, from the coding sequence ATGTTTAAGCTCGGCGCCAGCGGGCTCGTCGCCCAGATCGCCGCGCTGGCGCTGCTGGCGCGCGCCGGCAACAGCACCGCGCTGCTGCTGGCCTTCTTCGGCATGCAGGCGGTGGCCGCCGCGCTGACGGCGCTGCTGCTGTGGCGCCTGCTGCCGCGGCGCTTTCGCGTGCCGTTCGGATGGAGCTATGGCTTTCTCGCGCTGTTCTGCTTCTTCGTGCCGCTGGGCGGCGCGCTGGTGTGCCTGGGCAGCTACCTGTTCTCGAAGCTGTTCCCGCGGCGCGTGGACACCAGCGGCATCGGCACCGTGGGCTTGCCCGAGTTCGTCACGCACCTGATGTCGCGCGTCACCCACGGCGGCGGCGCGCGCCTGCGTGCGCAGCTGGGCAATGCGCGCGCGCCCCTGCCCGAGCGCATGACCGCGCTGGTGGCGATGCAGTCGATGCCGGCGCGCACCGCCAGCCCGGTGCTGCGCGAACTGCTGGCCGACAGCGTCGACGACGTGCGGCTGCTGGCCTACGGCATGCTGGACGGCGCCGAGAAGCAGCTGACCCAGCAGATCCTGGCCGAGCTGCCGCGGCTGGAGAGCGCCAACAGCGCCAGCGAGCGCGCCGAGATCAGCAAGCGGCTGGCAGACCTGTACTGGGAACTGATCTACCAGAACCTGGTGCAGGGCGACGTCTACCGCTACACCGCCAGCCAGGTCGAGCGCTACGCCAGCGCGGCGCTGCAGTACGACGACAGCAATGCCTCGCTGTGGTACATGCGCGGACGCCTGGCGCTGGCGCGCAATGCCCCGCGCGAGGCGCGTGAATGGCTGCAGCGCGCCGAATCCCTCGGCTTCGCGCGCGAACGCGTGCTGCCGCACCTGGCCGAGGCCGCCTACCTGGAACGCGACTATGCCGCGGTGCGCCAGCTGATGGCATCGTTTGACAGCCCCTCGCCGCTCCCGCTGGTGCGGCCCCTGCTGCGGTACTGGCAATCATGA
- the pelF gene encoding GT4 family glycosyltransferase PelF: MSKILVKATSADVMLLLEGTFPYVSGGVSSWVNQMIRAFPDLRFGIVFIGSRREDYGDMAYQLPPNVVHLETHYLYDFPPPPLVQGSTGDAKAFDASDRLHELLRDPGREAEAGAMMRELMPALREGGALGEDAFLYSRRAWQTITEQYRRFCTDPSFTDYFWTVRIMHKPLWQLVRIADNLIPARVYHTVSTGYAGFLGALLRHRNQRPLLVSEHGIYTKERKIDLFQSQWIRDNRNVFERDISQISYFRELWVRFFETIGRVCYDAGDDIVALYEGNRRRQVQDGAPEVRTRSIPNGIDLPRLAPLRARRKPGVPPVLCLIGRVVPIKDVKTFIRAMLTVVREYPDAEGWIAGPEDEDPDYARECRSLAESLGLGQKVKFLGFQRIDALLPQVGVLVLSSISEALPLVVLEGFAAGVPCVTTDVGSCRELLFGLPGDDAALGSAGEVVRIADPAALAAAALGLLRDPARWQAAQAAGVARVERYYTQDRMVGSYRELYQRLMAQADGAGHGEPERQGGGNPARCPVHGGA; the protein is encoded by the coding sequence ATGAGCAAGATCCTGGTAAAAGCGACGTCGGCCGACGTCATGTTGCTGCTCGAAGGCACCTTCCCGTATGTGAGCGGAGGGGTGTCGAGCTGGGTCAACCAGATGATCCGCGCGTTCCCGGACCTGCGCTTCGGCATCGTCTTTATCGGCAGCCGGCGCGAGGACTATGGCGACATGGCCTACCAGCTGCCGCCCAACGTGGTGCACCTGGAAACGCACTACCTGTACGACTTCCCGCCGCCGCCGCTGGTCCAGGGCAGCACCGGCGATGCCAAGGCGTTCGACGCCTCGGACCGCCTGCACGAGCTGCTGCGCGACCCGGGCCGTGAGGCCGAGGCCGGCGCCATGATGCGCGAGCTGATGCCGGCGCTGCGCGAGGGTGGGGCGCTGGGCGAGGACGCCTTCCTGTACAGCCGCCGCGCCTGGCAGACCATCACCGAGCAATACCGGCGCTTCTGCACGGACCCGTCGTTCACGGACTATTTCTGGACCGTGCGCATCATGCACAAGCCGCTGTGGCAGCTGGTGCGCATTGCCGACAACCTGATCCCGGCGCGCGTCTACCACACGGTTTCCACCGGCTATGCGGGCTTTCTCGGGGCGCTGCTGCGCCACCGCAACCAGCGCCCGCTGCTGGTGTCGGAGCACGGCATCTACACCAAGGAACGCAAGATCGACCTGTTCCAGAGCCAGTGGATCCGCGACAACCGCAATGTGTTCGAGCGCGACATCTCCCAGATCAGCTACTTCCGCGAACTGTGGGTGCGCTTCTTCGAGACCATCGGCCGGGTCTGCTACGACGCCGGCGACGACATCGTCGCGCTGTATGAGGGCAATCGCCGCCGCCAGGTGCAGGACGGCGCGCCTGAGGTGCGCACGCGCAGCATCCCCAATGGCATCGACCTGCCGCGCCTGGCGCCGCTGCGCGCCCGCCGCAAGCCGGGCGTGCCGCCGGTGCTGTGCCTGATTGGCCGGGTGGTGCCGATCAAGGACGTCAAGACCTTTATCCGCGCCATGCTGACGGTGGTGCGCGAGTACCCCGACGCCGAAGGCTGGATCGCCGGCCCCGAGGACGAGGATCCCGACTACGCGCGTGAATGCCGCAGCCTGGCCGAGAGCCTGGGCTTGGGCCAGAAGGTCAAGTTCCTGGGCTTCCAGCGCATCGACGCGCTGCTGCCGCAGGTGGGCGTGCTGGTGCTGAGCTCGATCAGCGAGGCGCTGCCGCTGGTGGTGCTGGAAGGCTTTGCCGCCGGCGTGCCGTGCGTGACCACCGACGTGGGCTCGTGCCGCGAGCTGCTGTTCGGCCTGCCCGGCGACGACGCCGCGCTGGGCTCGGCCGGCGAGGTGGTGCGCATTGCCGACCCCGCGGCCCTGGCCGCGGCGGCGCTCGGGCTGCTGCGGGACCCGGCGCGCTGGCAGGCGGCCCAGGCCGCCGGCGTGGCGCGCGTGGAGCGCTACTACACCCAGGACCGCATGGTGGGCAGCTACCGCGAACTGTATCAACGGCTGATGGCGCAGGCAGACGGCGCCGGGCATGGCGAACCTGAGCGGCAGGGCGGCGGCAACCCCGCGCGCTGCCCGGTCCACGGAGGGGCCTGA